The Phoenix dactylifera cultivar Barhee BC4 chromosome 15, palm_55x_up_171113_PBpolish2nd_filt_p, whole genome shotgun sequence genome contains a region encoding:
- the LOC103707885 gene encoding chlorophyll a-b binding protein CP24 10A, chloroplastic-like, with protein MAMASTSAVVVQGLSTPFLSGSRARRTLLNAAVGAKSAVAGASRRLLVVAAAAPKKSWIPAVRGGGNLIDPEWLDGSLPGDYGFDPLGLGKDPAFLKWYREAELIHGRWAMAAVVGIFVGQAWSGVPWFEAGADPSAIAPFSFGSLLGTQLLLMGWVESKRWVDFFNPESQSVEWATPWSRTAENFANATGEQGYPGGKFFDPLCFAGTIKDGVYIPDAEKLERLKVAEIKHARIAMLAMLIFYFEAAQGKTPLGALGLGL; from the exons ATGGCAATGGCTTCCACTTCTGCTGTAGTTGTCCAGGGCCTATCCACTCCCTTCCTCTCTGGCTCAAGGGCTCGCCGGACTCTTCTAAATGCTGCCGTCGGTGCCAAGTCTGCCGTCGCCGGTGCATCCCGGAGGTTGCTTGTCGTCGCCGCCGCTGCGCCTAAGAAGTCGTGGATCCCCGCCGTCAGGGGCGGTGGCAACTTGATCGACCCCGAGTGGCTTGATGGCTC GCTCCCGGGTGACTATGGGTTTGACCCGCTGGGGCTGGGGAAGGACCCGGCGTTCCTCAAGTGGTACCGTGAGGCGGAGCTGATCCACGGGCGGTGGGCCATGGCCGCCGTGGTCGGCATCTTCGTGGGCCAGGCCTGGAGCGGCGTCCCCTGGTTCGAGGCCGGCGCCGACCCCAGCGCCATCGCCCCCTTCTCCTTCGGCTCCCTCCTCGGCACCCAGCTTCTCCTCATGGGCTGGGTCGAGTCCAAGCGCTGGGTCGACTTCTTCAACCCCGAGTCCCAGTCCGTCGAGTGGGCCACCCCCTGGTCCCGCACCGCCGAGAACTTCGCCAACGCCACCGGCGAACAGGGCTACCCCGGCGGCAAGTTCTTCGACCCCTTGTGCTTCGCAGGCACCATCAAGGACGGCGTCTACATCCCCGATGCCGAGAAGCTCGAGAGGCTCAAGGTGGCAGAGATCAAGCATGCAAGGATTGCCATGCTGGCCATGCTCATCTTCTACTTTGAGGCTGCCCAGGGGAAGACCCCTCTTGGTGCTCTGGGCTTGGGCTTGTAA
- the LOC103707969 gene encoding chaperone protein dnaJ 20, chloroplastic-like, protein MGTGVTLSFSSYGCALPRRTKLNTLACRASNFDMGLKTNFYKVLSLESESVGAEEIKKAYRSMALRYHPDACPPGKKESSTRMFIELHRAYETLSNPALRNKYDNELRKSKTMKEARLEFFRETWEAQLHELRRRSDNRERAKVGSREA, encoded by the coding sequence ATGGGTACTGGTGTTACCCTCAGCTTTAGCTCTTATGGCTGTGCTCTTCCAAGAAGGACCAAGCTTAACACGTTAGCTTGTAGAGCTAGCAACTTCGACATGGGGCTTAAGACCAACTTCTACAAAGTACTCTCCCTGGAGTCCGAAAGCGTGGGTGCTGAAGAGATAAAGAAGGCTTACAGAAGCATGGCTTTGAGGTACCACCCTGACGCCTGCCCTCCTGGGAAGAAGGAGTCGTCCACGAGGATGTTCATCGAGCTACACCGAGCTTACGAGACACTGTCGAACCCCGCTTTGCGTAACAAGTATGACAACGAGTTGAGAAAGAGCAAGACAATGAAGGAGGCGCGGTTGGAGTTCTTCAGGGAGACATGGGAGGCCCAACTCCATGAACTGAGGAGACGGTCGGATAATCGGGAGAGAGCAAAGGTTGGATCTCGAGAAGCATGa